In Gambusia affinis linkage group LG08, SWU_Gaff_1.0, whole genome shotgun sequence, a single window of DNA contains:
- the meak7 gene encoding MTOR-associated protein MEAK7, with amino-acid sequence MKVIDRSGCDVTQAAAAGRRCPAAWEGKERLSIMGNSDSVTVQKRMARFRPEERSVIDGVFERLQAGRPGKRLQLEALQATLVPIAMVTRMVMAMSHNAAGRPQAVSRQQVAAFLEDLITAVVHILTSRGRLQGWRPQQMGDTVLGVKLLAEQMTSDLRPSDPETCNLSCLEDWVFRVAQVSQYLEVLVAEGLDVSLSGWTAPALLPPCRDTDWTHLTVLLDVPTLMFLAQQLPDGCNAPWRLVFSMQLHGESFTKMAAALQHHGPTMLLLRDSRGHVFGGYASTAWELKPQFQGDSRCFLFSVFPTLRVYTATGYNEHFMYLNQHQQTMPNGLGMGGQHDYFGLWLDSDFGRGHSRARPKCTTYGNPQLSADEDFVLDAVEVWATGNPPALPEDEEEEEGKKSILKVDQEVQAMMELTGKTLHSEGFNELQDDFD; translated from the exons ATGAAAGTCATTGATCGGTCGGGCTGTGACGTCACTCAGGCCGCGGCTGCAGGTAGAAGGTGTCCGGCCGCCTGGGAGGGAAAGGAGCGGCTG AGCATCATGGGTAATAGCGACAGCGTGACGGTGCAGAAGCGGATGGCCCGGTTCCGTCCAGAGGAGCGGTCCGTGATCGATGGCGTGTTTGAGCGTTTGCAAGCCGGCCGCCCGGGGAAGAGACTCCAGCTGGAGgcgctgcag GCGACCCTGGTACCCATCGCCATGGTGACCAGGAT GGTCATGGCCATGTCCCACAATGCAGCGGGGCGGCCGCAGGCAGTCAGCCGCCAGCAGGTGGCGGCG TTCCTGGAGGACCTGATCACTGCTGTAGTTCACatcctgaccagcagggggcgcctgCAGGGCTGGAGGCCACAGCAGATGGGCGACACGGTGCTGGGGGTCAAGCTGCTGGCTGAgcagatgacctctgacctcaggcCTTCAG ACCCGGAGACCTGCAACCTGTCCTGTCTGGAGGACTGGGTCTTCCGGGTGGCCCAGGTCTCCCAGTACCTGGAGGTTCTGGTGGCCGAGGGCCTGGACGTTTCCCTGAGCGGCTGGACGGCGCCGGCCCTGCTGCCGCCCTGCCGGGACACGGACTGGACCCACCTGACCGTTCTGCTGGATGTCCCCACGCTCATGTTCCTGGCTCAGCAg CTGCCAGACGGCTGCAACGCCCCCTGGAGGCTGGTCTTCTCCATGCAGCTGCACGGGGAGAGCTTcaccaagatggccgccgctcTGCAGCACCACGGCCCCAcgatgctgctgctgcgggACAGCCGGGGCCACGTGTTCGGGGGCTACGCCTCCACCGCCTGGGAGCTCAAGCCCCAGTTCCAGG gtgacTCAAGATGCTTCCTGTTCTCTGTCTTCCCCACGCTGAGGGTTTACACGGCGACAGGATACAACGAACACTTCATGTACCTGAACCAGCACCAGCAGACGATGCCCAACGGACTG GGCATGGGGGGTCAACACGACTACTTCGGCCTGTGGCTGGACAGCGACTTCGGCCGCGGTCACAGCCGCGCTCGACCCAAATGCACGACATACGGAAACCCGCAGCTGTCGGCCGACGAGGACTTCGTCCTGGACGCTGTGGAGGTTTGGGCCACAGGGAACCCGCCGGCGCTGCCCGAG gacgaggaagaggaggaggggaagaaGAGCATCCTGAAGGTGGATCAGGAGGTCCAGGCCATGATGGAGCTGACAGGGAAGACTCTGCACAGCGAGGGCTTCAATGAGCTGCAGgatgactttgactag
- the cotl1 gene encoding coactosin-like protein — protein MTTQIDKEACREAYNQVRDDNTETSWAAFKYEGSTIVPAGVGSNYQDFKELCTDDIPLFGFVRFTTGDALSKRAKFTLITWIGERVGGLQRAKISTDKTLVKDVVQNFAKEFMISEPRELEEEYLCSELKKAGGANYDAQAE, from the exons ATGACCACCCAGATCGATAAAGAGGCCTGCAGAGAAGCTTACAACCAAGTTCGAGACGACAACACGGAGACCAGCTG GGCTGCGTTCAAGTATGAAGGTTCCACCATCGTCCCGGCGGGCGTGGGGTCCAACTACCAGGACTTCAAGGAGCTGTGCACAG ATGACATCCCTCTGTTCGGCTTCGTCCGCTTCACGACGGGCGACGCCTTGAGCAAGCGGGCCAAGTTCACGCTCATCACCTGGATCGGCGAGCGCGTCGGCGGCCTGCAGCGCGCCAAGATCAGCACCGACAAGACGCTGGTCAAGGACGTGGTGCAG AACTTTGCCAAGGAGTTCATGATTAGCGAGCCGCGGGAACTGGAGGAGGAATATTTGTGCTCCGAGCTGAAGAAGGCCGGCGGCGCCAACTACGACGCTCAGGCCGAGTAA